TTTTATGACAAgtcaagcaaaacaaaaaaaaatgcaatattgTATATGTCTGGTGAAAAAGATGCATAATATTTTAACGTTAAAGCTCATATAAAAAAAGTTCCGATCCTAAAATGCCGCAAACAATCACCGTTCTAGTGCCGTACCTCATCTTTGTCTGTAGTTACTTACCCCATCTTTTAAGCTCTCGGGGCTCATCCACCTAACTGGTAGCAGGCCCTTAGAGCCTTTCCTATAATAATCAGTCTCATAAATGTCTCTGGTCATGCCGAAGTCCCCCACTTTGACTGTGAGGTCGCCGGCGACCATACAGTTGCGCGCCGCCAAATCGCGGTGCACAAACTTCTTGGCCGATAGGTAGGCCATACCATCGGCTATTTCTATAGCCATCTGGAACAAAAACAAGGTGATCTGTTAAGGTTATCTGGGTTAAactaaagagtttttttttctagttatgTCTAGGAATAACTACTTGATGATGACAACTACCGTATTGACAGCTGACAACTGGGACTTCTCGACCCATATACTAAGGACGGGGACGCTGTTCAGGTTGGCCGCTTTCGCCGGTTGCGGGCGCCGAACTCAAATGGGTCAAtcgaatttttagtttttagtctAGCTTGTTACGCTGGTAATGTCTCCCAAGTTAGTTACAAGGAAATGTgatagttttaaggcaattccttcatggctcatctcctaagcatgctaatagtaGACATTGCCAACATTTTTTCTAAGAAAGTGTATCACTAAATGTCTCCTGAGTGTCGGAACCGAACAACATACACTTAAAATTTGATTGATCCAAATATGCCCAAGGCAATGGTGCGGCCGGTGGCCTCACTAGTATAAATAGTATCAAATATGAGTTATCTTCAGCAACTTAAGCGGGTTGGTCGTGTCGTGTGATTGGATGTTATGTAATACCTGCAGTATGTTCTGCAGCgtgggcggcgcggaggcggcgtCGCGGCGCGGCTGGCTGGCGTCGGGGTCGGGCCGGTGCGAGCGCAGGTAAGTCTTGAGGTCGCCGTGCTCCATCAGCTCCATGACGACCAGCGTGGGCTGCCCCCGCGACACCACGCCCAGCAGCCGCACCACGTGAAACGTGTCGAACGCCTTCATCACCGACGCCTCATTGAGGAACTCGATGCGCTCCCTGGAGAAACGACACGCTCAAACTTGTATTCCGATCTGCTGGATCTCgaacacaaaattattatgacaaataatgTGACCCGAGCTTACTGCGGGCGATGCGCAGTTAACGCAGTTCATACGAGAATAAAGGTTTCTGTGACAAGCTACGCACGTCGCCTGGGCCTAAAAATTCGCATAGGCTTTGAAGCGCGGGCTGCCTATCTTGCTAAAAAGCAATGTATTCGCCTCTCAAGgcgattgcttaaaaaaatagttattcaaAGTCAAGATTTCATTATACAGTCTAGGCAATAACCATTTATGAATGTccaaatctaccaccggtattGCAGCGATTGTGTAGTCAGCCGCAAATATAAGGGAGGGGTGAAGGTGcccaaatataaaaataggtttttttcaATCCCTAACCGGTCTATTACAACAACTTACCTGTCAGTGGCATGCTCATTGACAGTTTTCACAGCGCATCGAGTTTCCGGCTTGCCTTTGGCGAGGCCCTTTGCTATTCCTTCATACACCTAAAATAACATAACAGTTTAGCGTTTTACatccatttttaaaatatccacAATACAAGTATACAGAAAAAGACCTCAGAAAAAGGACatatctcaaataaaaaaaaaacactagagttatttataccatccttcagaatgtcttaagctatacaatggtataaataaataactcaaaagtgattTCTTTTGAGATACCGCCGTCTGCCTTAAGAGGGCAGTATATCAAGATATTAAGAGACGGCTTACCATGCCGAATGATCCTTGGCCAAGTTCCCTTATGCACTCGATGTTACTCCTTGGCACTTCCCACTCGTCGGGCACGTACACCGTCGACACATACTCGGGGTTGACGCTTGCGAACAGCTTGTTGGCTTCGGTCGGCAGGAGGAGCCCTCTCCGCGCGTACCAGATACCGCCGCCTAACACCAGAATGACTATGAGGCAACCGCCCACTACGCCCCATATCCACTCGTAACCAGATTCTGCTGTACGCTCCTGAAATATAAACGGCACTATGATGGTGGGGTTTAAGTAGAATCTTAATTGTAGGGAAAAACTTTTCATCAAGCCTTTGAATGTTTTCAGGTACCTACGGCCGGCTTTAGCCATCTAGGTGCCGCGGGCGAGTCATGCCTTTGGCACTCTTTTAGAtagaagcaaaaaaaaaaatacaggcgTGTTTGTTAGACATAGAATACTCATACTCACTCCTGCGAGATAAGTCTAGTCTAGTTTTCACTTTAGAtcgataaaaataagtattcaaATTAAGCGCGGCGCCCTTTATACCACCAGGCGACCCAGTCAGCCGCCACGGAAAATTTGATATGGGTAGCGAAGACATTGATATgggcctccgcaaagtaacacttGATTCTACAAATTACTTATCATGAAATCACACAACAACCCTTTGGTCCCCAGTTGTCctctttgcaggtggtaggaccttgtgcaaggtccgcccggattgctaccaccatcttgctcgctaatcctgccgtgaagcagcagtgcttgcgttGTGTTCcggcaatacccctggtgttgcagatgtttatgggcggtggtgatctcttaccatcaggagacccacttgctcgttttccattcagtcgaataaaaaaaaaacttttatcgaCCAATATTTTTACAACATCAAAGTACTTACCGGTATAAAGACGTATATGTCCGAGGAGACGTTCCCCGCACCGCTGACAGTGATGGGCGTGATCCGGATGGTGTAGTTCCCGGCGGCGAGGTTCCGGATCAGGAACCCTCGCCCGCCGTTCTCGTAGTCCGTCGCAGAGATGCAGCTTTGTAGGCCCACGTCTTGCGCctgtaaaatttattattattagcaataGTATATTTGACATCCATCAGCATCACTAATCAATTAATGCGTTTCATGAGCTGTCAAAACGCATTCCCCATACATTTTGTACGATAACACTGAACTGTGACGTTATATTTAAACCAACAGTATTGGCTATTTATTTGtcactaaaaatttaattttatagttaattttttagggttccattcCACCCACTTGAAAAGGAAAATATGAACCCTCATATGATCAGATCACTTGTGTGCCTTTCGGTCCATATGTCAAAGGAGatttgctccgaaactactAGACCGATTGAGTTGAATTCTAGTACACATCACTTATGCAAGGAAGTCGGTGACCCTGAAAAGAATtcataacttaaataaaaaaataattttaaacgaaAATAAACCGGGTGAAATACGTGAAGTGTGTTTCATCTCACTTTttaaccataaataaataaataatgtattccGACCTGCGCATTGTCCTCGACGCGCAGGTGGTGCACGTTGTAGGCGACGACAAACCCGTTGGGGTTGTCAGGCGGCTCCCACGTCACGTTCACGTCCGGCATCGTCTTGTTGGACGGCAACACCTCCGCGTGCACCTTGCGCACCACGTCCACAGTCACTGGGGAATTCATCATTAGCATCAACATACGCCACACTGCCGGGCACAAACCTCCTCTCTgaatcagagggcttgggccgtagttcccacgcgagccaagtgccgattgggaacttcacacactccactgaattgcttcgcaggtttgtgcaggtaaatttcaaatgtgatttcgcacatgaatttcgaaaaactcataggttTGAACCGAGGtctgaactcacgatcctctgctcgagaggccaTAGCTTTTTTTACGCgttcaattaaatcaatataaataCACTTTCAATTAGTgtcaaattaaatcaatttgacactaattgacctgcCTTTTgttgtctaacgcactcagaatcacaatcagaaacgtcgaggtaaatattacttgtgcaataatagcgtgataagtcccgtttgtggtattttaaacacccaagattccagaataaaaaaatgatattttacttAAAGTATGCCCCGACCGGAAATCAAATCCGGAATCTCGAATATTTAATACCTCCCTGGTCCCACTTCAATTTCTAAACCTGACTATTGAGCTAAAATGATTGAGGGAGGAGTTATTATACCTAATCATAATTTTaagaacaacaaaaaacataccTAATTCTAATAGCTTACCTTCCTTGGGACCATTCTTTTAGACTGAGTTATTAcattgtaacaaacaaaaaaaacttaatgaaGCCTATCAcatatgaattcgccgctaaaggcgctagtgtagcaagaggtctccgaaatgtcaaatgtcactcgcgggtttatttacaattagaataattttgtgaatattttgcaatacctgcagggctactacaaaactcgaaactcgaagttcgtgtcgtaccgtcccccttgctctcgtattaaatagtataagtgtcagagggaccgcacgacacgaacttcttcacgaattatggcaaatatgcgttacggggcaatgaatgtctgtgttttgagacagctttgtctttcggaaacctttgtcctcccctttttccgaacaaattGGGACTACGCAACGCTgtgacatgctcgatattttatggtacggttttaaggtattaaatataatttaaatgtaaagttTGTTctcacgcctgtaataacagtGGCGCCACCTGGTAAAACGGTAGTCCTCATTGAGACCCTCCTCCTTTTTAAAgtctattaaaaaaatccaaCTCACATAGCTCCAGCGTCCGGAAGGTGTAGAAGGCTCGCTCAGAGCACCAGTCATCGGCGTAATCTCTATCGCTCTCATTGGCGTGTTGCGCGCGGCACGCCCAAACGCTGACAGTGTACCAAGTGAAGTGACGCATGTTGTTTACTGTGAGGGAGCGCGCGTCCCCAGACAGCTTGTAATACAGCGAGCTGATGAAACCTGGGGAGAGTGCCTCGGTCAATTGAGGGCTAGGTGTAAGTAACGAGACAATGCAAGAGTGCACCGTTCGACACACGTAGGTACAGTTGAATTGAGATGCTATCCTACTAGTTTATATGTGTCTGTCTGGGGCTGAATTTCGTACGTaaatagctggatgtctggaatcacacatgggctactttttatgccgatATTCCCTCCCATGGGATGTATATCATGTAAAATCTGAATcgctagaaacttaaaattttgcacTCAGGCTTCTTTCATTCGCCTTCTCCTCACTTACGGATTGTATAACAATAATTTTCACGCCACGCCACTGGAAAAATTAAATAGCGAAAATGATGAATGTtgcttaattatttaaataaaaaattatgatacAATGTAGACGTGGCCGGCTGGACATGAACATGAGTCGAGCATTACTTATATATTTTCCGTACCTACTAAAGTATGTCATCCATTTCTATATATGTCTGTACTCTATACGTGTGAAACGGTAAACTCGCATTCTCAGTCTCAGCAGATGTAACTTAGCTTTTGTAGGTAATCCTTTCTTTAAAACAGTTGCGTGCTATACAAATGCACTGAGCGACAAGACATGTTAATGTGCGTGAATGAGACCGCCAACTCTCGCCTCCCCACGCCTGATGACgaatgtaggtatttaactCAAGACATTCACTATACGCGTACAACGCCATTGAGAGCCGAAGTATATGATCCGAGGAGAGGTGTTAGAAGGCGATCAACATGCTGGATCTCCCAGATCTCACTTACTTCAGCTCTAAATTAAGTCGTACGCCTATAATTGAACGTTCTCGACCAATAATACATTACTTACCTACATCACAAAACAATTCTTTAGAATATTTTCCCCAtcttctttttttctattttttttactcgtgCATTTAACTACAATACGAAATGGCAATCAAAACTTAAAATGGATGTTTCAGAACTTATAAAcatacctaaaaataaaataccgttGAACGTGCACTTTCACTTTACATATTGATTTATCCAGCGTAACGATACATGCATTAATTCTATCGTTAGTATTAATTCATGGTTAGTTCAACGAGAGATTGAAATATCCGCCGTCCAGCCGATACGGTAACTGGAGTGACTTTGAATGCCGCTGATTGAAAAAACAAATCGTTACTCTTGGTATCTCAACGGTACAATggttatgtttgtatttttttttacgttaaagTCACTCTGTTTACGAGTTCATGCTACCGGATACCCCGAAATAGATCTACAAAGTAACCTGTGTCATTTTCCGTTATTATGCAAACGTCGTATCGGTGACTGCATTTGGCTGAAACGAGAatgtttgatgatgatgatgggtgaCGAAGAACTAAAATGAAGTAAGTATAAGTAGGGTTATGAGACATAATTTCTGACTGATGTTGTTAAAGAAGACATCCTTGTATCCGTTAATATCATAGCAGTGTTTGTAGTAGTTGAAaagtcatatttatttttctgacaaaTGATGTTGCCTCATTGATGTctacaagaaaaattaaaagaacTGTTATTAGAATTATTCAAACAGATTTGAGTAAAAGAAAAgcatggaaaaataaaaaacttgcaAATAATCTGTAGGCgttaaataatcaataaaaaaaattttttacgcTAAGGGTCTTTTTCACCACTATATATCTCTCGTTACAttgcatatcgtcactactttgaagaaatctcgtatctcaaatcaatacgttaaCAAAATTGAATCTTGACATTATCGATTTTGAGACACGAGCTTTTtcaaaagtagtgacgatatatctCTCGAATTATCCAGGAACagaaagtggtgaaacaggcctcAAATAAAAAAGAACCATAATGATGCCAGAGGCATTATAAGGAAGTGTCATTCATGAACAAGCGATGCCGTACTCGAATGCGAATAATACAATTATGAATTGAGATTACGTCGTGTATCTGTCGGCTGGTAGCATCGCGACCCAGTCAATATTGAGAAACCAACCTTGCTTCATATATCATTACAGCTTAAATTTGAAACACCAAATACTAGActatatatttacatttaaaagttTCAAGTTTCAATTTCAAGTTTGTTGACACACGTTACAACTCAAATTGAAATTATTCGCATATagagtttatattttattacttacaaacaTGCAATGCAAGTTGTTAGCACTATAGCAGTGAAAACGTTGATAAGAATTCATATGGTTCTGCTTGTAAAGCATATTATGGTTATGATGATATTGGGAGTTATAGCTGATATTGGGGGTGAAATGTGTACTACGGGTCGTAAATGTATGTGATAGatgctacgaataaataataagtcaggaattgtaactgcgttagaATAATGGCCTTACGTGCTCTTAGTAGGCGGGGCTTAGAATCGTGTTCTGCGCGTCATCTGACATTGTACACGCGCGCAAACCAATCCCaactttgtttctgaattttaaccaatgaaCATCGCATTTGAATATGTCGCTTTGGTTTAcagtatggccactttttgtcctgacttattatttattcttagtgTGATGGATGGTGGAGTGTGTGTGATGAGTGTAAAATATGTGTTGATGTGATTGATGGGATTGTCGGGTGAGTTACCATTTTCTTCGGTGAAGTTGGGGTGATTGACCCCGACTTGAGGCACGTTATTGGCGCTAAGTATGACCAGCATGCTGCTGAGACTGTTGTCTATGGATCGGCGCAGGCGGCTCTCGCGCTTGTTCTTGTTGGACCCCCTTGTTGTATTCTTCTGTTTGACGTACACCTGAGGAGTGAAAATACTCGTAGATATAAGTAGCAAACATTTAACGGAATCTTTAtgttatgattaaaaaaatactaaaataaagcGCGTCACACTTTGAACGTACGATATATTGTACTAACTGAAACCTATTGAATAAACCTATAGTCAAGATGTTGgtcaatattacaaaaaaaaaatacgaagacaCGAAATAAGATAAAGCCAGATGGTTCCGTACCATATTCTGCAGTTCATTCTCGAAGGTTATGCTCTCTTGCCGCTCCTTCTCCTTAATCTTGTCAAACTTGGTGTACGTCCTGGTCTCTTCTTCCTTGCACTCGCACGACCCGTTCTTGACTTCGCCTGACTTGTCTTCCTTCTTCTCCGCAATATCTTCACCACGGACCGCTATGATGTTTGCTAGTAGACTcgctgaaaataaatatttatatagttATAGCTATCGACATGCTACAGACGCTATAACTGCTATACCTACATGCGTGCTATAGATGGCTTCGCTCATCAGTGGAACAGAAGTATAGACTATATATCTTTTGTCCGCGACTATTATCGTTCATCGCGCGCCCGCGGCAACTATAAttgttttccgggataaaaactatcttatgactttttcagtctcaaactatctctactACTAGTACTACAACTTttaaccctaaaaagtgaaaaatatttatagaggTGTTCAGGCAAACTAACCCAATCATCTGCTAAAATATCCCACGATAGTTTGAAGACTCCTTGTATCAATTCCAACCTTaggtcaattccagggtaggtaGGGCCTTGAGCTGCCTACAGTGGTGGGAGGGCTGGCGACGCTCAGCTGAGACGCGAGCTAGCGCTGTCTACCCTGGAGTtggacccaatgcacgccacaTGGCTAAtccaggagttgtcaaataaaaaacaatactaACGGTTGGTGCAATAGTTGACATTGGCGCCCATGATCTTGAGCCGGTTGTAGCTGTTGGCTTGCACCTCCACGTGGTAGGCGATGATGGTCCCGTTGGGCATGGTGGGCGGCGACCAGCGCACGGACACCGAGTGCTCCGTGCGCGACTCCTCCGTCAGGCCCACCGGTGGGCTGGGGCCTGGGGAAAACGATGCGTTTTCAAATTAAGGTAGAGTTAGTAAACACGTAACAGATAAACAAGAGGAAGCGGCATGGCAACGAAACATGATGATCATGAATCGCTGCTTTAGTTGGGTAGTGTCACAACTCGAAAAAAACATTGAGTTGTGACACTACCCAACTAAAGCGGCAAAATATGTTCAACTAACCATAGTTACatcaattttgttataaaatttcaatttagcGCTTCGGGTAGCATCGGGTAATCCTGCAGCCATGTACAGCACAGGAAGCTGAATCACGCACCAATGTGGGTCATTTTCAtagtcaatttcgctatgatttctttggcaaatgtatggcaTGTTGACACGAAATTAGTAGCACAagagttccaccctggtacgtgatttaaCACGACTGCATTCAGCCCTCTATTACTTTCTCGCCCTTTTCTCGCACGCTTTTTTATCCTAGGTGTATTTTTTGCATTAGGTCGTGTAACGAAAATTTTCACGGCACGCATTATAAGGTACTCACGTCCAGGCAGCGTGACGAAGTATTTGATGGGGCTCTGAGCGCCCCTCTTGTCTTGCAATGTTGTGTAAGTCTTGACGTAGACGGCATACCGCGTGAACGGGATGAGGTGGTTGACGGGATGGAAAACGGGCTGCTGGCTGTCACAGGTGTCGTTGGGGAAGCCCGGGCCCGGCTTGACGATCGCCGTGTTGTTGCGGACGTCGTCGTTTGCTATGTCGAGAACGTTCCATCTGCGAGATAAGAGAAACCAAtacttaggctgcgtttccaccaaaaatGTGGGAGAATGTGTTTCATGAAGCAATAGAAACGCTACAGTGCCTACGTgtacagcacatctctggtggaaacagctgagcggagcggggcTAGGTAAATGATGTGTTTCTATTggctcatgaaaaacacattcctcgcaacacatcctcgcacatctctggtggaaacggagccttagacTATTTCGCACAGGAGATCATTCACTAACTAATAATTAACCACGAATAAGTACCAACCTGTCCTGTATTGATATACTATTTAAGTTAtcttaacaataaa
Above is a window of Choristoneura fumiferana chromosome 18, NRCan_CFum_1, whole genome shotgun sequence DNA encoding:
- the InR gene encoding insulin-like receptor isoform X1; protein product: MDDHRQSHFQCPADASGRLLCWDDKHCQKVCPASCGNRSCTANGTCCNAACLGGCDGDQQHHCHVCRHYSVGYGTNRTCTETCPGHMYKLFRRCVTEQECREMPPPPPINYSRMRLEPNIQAYKILNDTCVYMCPNGYMEKGTKDNASCEKCPPSGCTRECTGGTINSAASAEKFRGCTTINGSLIIALRSSGGNIVSILESALSEVRVIYGVLKVVRSYPLVSLMSLKRLEKIVAIPGLHKGEALHIFNNPNLELLWDWEADPPKRLQITGKLFIHFNQKLCYNKQILPLRNMTVGTSFDEVEVSTDNNGDQALCYQETLDLRIQTLHKNFVILTWNTFCIDDTRQLLGYSIYYIAAEHNVTLYGQRDACSDTWNVLDIANDDVRNNTAIVKPGPGFPNDTCDSQQPVFHPVNHLIPFTRYAVYVKTYTTLQDKRGAQSPIKYFVTLPGRPSPPVGLTEESRTEHSVSVRWSPPTMPNGTIIAYHVEVQANSYNRLKIMGANVNYCTNPSLLANIIAVRGEDIAEKKEDKSGEVKNGSCECKEEETRTYTKFDKIKEKERQESITFENELQNMVYVKQKNTTRGSNKNKRESRLRRSIDNSLSSMLVILSANNVPQVGVNHPNFTEENAKCSHRYDVCIITENDTGFISSLYYKLSGDARSLTVNNMRHFTWYTVSVWACRAQHANESDRDYADDWCSERAFYTFRTLELLTVDVVRKVHAEVLPSNKTMPDVNVTWEPPDNPNGFVVAYNVHHLRVEDNAQAQDVGLQSCISATDYENGGRGFLIRNLAAGNYTIRITPITVSGAGNVSSDIYVFIPERTAESGYEWIWGVVGGCLIVILVLGGGIWYARRGLLLPTEANKLFASVNPEYVSTVYVPDEWEVPRSNIECIRELGQGSFGMVYEGIAKGLAKGKPETRCAVKTVNEHATDRERIEFLNEASVMKAFDTFHVVRLLGVVSRGQPTLVVMELMEHGDLKTYLRSHRPDPDASQPRRDAASAPPTLQNILQMAIEIADGMAYLSAKKFVHRDLAARNCMVAGDLTVKVGDFGMTRDIYETDYYRKGSKGLLPVRWMSPESLKDGVFSSSSDIWSFGIVLWEMATLAMQPYQGLSNEQVLRYVVEGGVMERPEHCPDRLYELMRACWEHRQAMRPTFLQLVADLAPSAAPYFRPRSFFHTAQGQEIYQAQRNAREEEQELPEVGVGAVATGSGSNLFGVSGRLASWVRELSSLRSRDDDAAAEPLQPQPQPAALPLKGPNGVPPDRYARDPTSTPC
- the InR gene encoding insulin-like receptor isoform X2 codes for the protein MDDHRQSHFQCPADASGRLLCWDDKHCQKVCPASCGNRSCTANGTCCNAACLGGCDGDQQHHCHVCRHYSVGYGTNRTCTETCPGHMYKLFRRCVTEQECREMPPPPPINYSRMRLEPNIQAYKILNDTCVYMCPNGYMEKGTKDNASCEKCPPSGCTRECTGGTINSAASAEKFRGCTTINGSLIIALRSSGGNIVSILESALSEVRVIYGVLKVVRSYPLVSLMSLKRLEKIVAIPGLHKGEALHIFNNPNLELLWDWEADPPKRLQITGKLFIHFNQKLCYNKQILPLRNMTVGTSFDEVEVSTDNNGDQALCYQETLDLRIQTLHKNFVILTWNTFCIDDTRQLLGYSIYYIAAEHNVTLYGQRDACSDTWNVLDIANDDVRNNTAIVKPGPGFPNDTCDSQQPVFHPVNHLIPFTRYAVYVKTYTTLQDKRGAQSPIKYFVTLPGRPSPPVGLTEESRTEHSVSVRWSPPTMPNGTIIAYHVEVQANSYNRLKIMGANVNYCTNPSLLANIIAVRGEDIAEKKEDKSGEVKNGSCECKEEETRTYTKFDKIKEKERQESITFENELQNMVYVKQKNTTRGSNKNKRESRLRRSIDNSLSSMLVILSANNVPQVGVNHPNFTEENGFISSLYYKLSGDARSLTVNNMRHFTWYTVSVWACRAQHANESDRDYADDWCSERAFYTFRTLELLTVDVVRKVHAEVLPSNKTMPDVNVTWEPPDNPNGFVVAYNVHHLRVEDNAQAQDVGLQSCISATDYENGGRGFLIRNLAAGNYTIRITPITVSGAGNVSSDIYVFIPERTAESGYEWIWGVVGGCLIVILVLGGGIWYARRGLLLPTEANKLFASVNPEYVSTVYVPDEWEVPRSNIECIRELGQGSFGMVYEGIAKGLAKGKPETRCAVKTVNEHATDRERIEFLNEASVMKAFDTFHVVRLLGVVSRGQPTLVVMELMEHGDLKTYLRSHRPDPDASQPRRDAASAPPTLQNILQMAIEIADGMAYLSAKKFVHRDLAARNCMVAGDLTVKVGDFGMTRDIYETDYYRKGSKGLLPVRWMSPESLKDGVFSSSSDIWSFGIVLWEMATLAMQPYQGLSNEQVLRYVVEGGVMERPEHCPDRLYELMRACWEHRQAMRPTFLQLVADLAPSAAPYFRPRSFFHTAQGQEIYQAQRNAREEEQELPEVGVGAVATGSGSNLFGVSGRLASWVRELSSLRSRDDDAAAEPLQPQPQPAALPLKGPNGVPPDRYARDPTSTPC